The genomic segment GTTGTCGGCGGGCGATAGTGCGCCGCGGAGTTGCGGAGTTGCCAAATCAGTGCGGGGCAAAGCAGATTGACCGCATAGGAAACGAGATAGTTCGCCGCGAACTCGTCGCTGGGACCGACGTCGCGTTTCGTGGCATCCAGTATCTGGGCGTAGCTGTCGCCTCGACTGACCTCGTCGCAGATGCCGTGGCCATAGCCGAGCGCGTCGTTGTCGGGAAAGCTGTAGTGGCGTCGCACGGTGACGTCATAGAGGTATTCGACCTCTGGTGCCGGCGCGCCGTAGGCGCGTGGAGTAGCGCAGAAAGTAAGGGCCAGCGCGGCTGTGGCCACCGCGCAGGCAGTCGCTCTTACTCTGAAGTCGGGCGTCGGCCATTCCACTTGCGGCCTCACACGGGGGTGAAATCTGAGATGAGCCATCGTTGGCCAATCTTGTCCAGGGTTACTCGCACGCTGGATGCGGTGCTAGTCGGGGGATCCTCGCCGACGGCGACGGTCTGATTGACGAACACGAGGACCACGGCATGGTTTTCGGTCGCTGATACCGACGCCGCGGCCGGGACCGTGGCTACCGCTGAAATGTGCTTTTGTTTTGCACCAGGGATCACGACTTGGTTGACCAATGATGTGTAGGAATCGCGGAATCGGCCGGTCAGATGGTCCCCAGCCAGTCCGAGATCCTTGTCGATGGTGTCGGCCTTGTAGGAGAGCATCGCAATCGTGCTGTCGGTGGCTGCTCGCACGGATTCGCTGCGGGCGAGCGCGCTGTCACGGGCCGAGCCGTCCTGCCATTTCAAGTAGCCAGCGGTCACGGCCCCCACCAACGCCAACGCGGGCAGTATTCCGTAGGCGAGCGTCCGCAACCAGCGACCACCTCGCCGCACTTGCACAGGCGGGATGTCCGGCTCCTGGACCTGACTCGCGGCCTCGGTGCTCTCGCTGTTGTGCTGCACGTCGAGTGTTATTACCGGCTCAGCAGTGAATTCCGGCGCGGAGTCATTGTCGATGACGTCGTTCGCACGACGCGGATTGGGCCACCTCATGGCACGAACTCGACGTTAGATACCTTGGCGACGTCGCCGACCTTCTGCACCGAGACACGCATCCGCCACAACCGCACCGGCTGCTCGGCCGCAGCCGCACTCGAGGTATGCACCGATACTGCTACCAGCACCTGCGCCTGATCGCCTTGCTGGGACTCCAAGCCTGCCTCGGTGATCGTGCCGACCGTCTTGGACTGTGTCTTGTTGACAACGTCGACGAACGGTTGGGAACGTTTTTGAAATTCATCGTAGAAAGCGCCCGTCGAGGAATCCAAAATGCGCTTGATGTCGGCGTCGACCTCGGTGTAGTTGATAGTGGTCAAATTCAGTGCGCCTTGGCGACCGACCTGAAGAAGCAGGCTGCGCTGCTGCTGGCTTTGATGGTCTTGATGTAGTCGAAATCCAAGCCAGCCGATCAGCCCCGCAACCACCACGACGGCCGTCGTCGAGAGCGTAAGCGCCAGGCGGAGTTTCGATCCAGACTTCTCGGCGGAGGCGGGAGATGTCGTGGCTGCGTCGTGTTCGTCGTCGAAGGCCTCATCGCCGTCGAGCTCGGTTCCCTCGAGATCTACACCACTACTGCCTAGGTCGATCCGATCGGCTGGCGCCGACTCGGTCACCTCTGCGGCGGCGGTGTCAACATTGACTGCCATGTCTTCTCCTTCGGTGCCGTTTGAGCCAGATCCGATTGGGTGTATTGATGTCCATCCGGACCGAGATAGGTGCCGGTCTCCGGGTCATACCCGGCAGCCGGTATCGCGACCGGCGGCGGGCTGGGTCCGAGTACACCAGCCGGTGGTGGTGTGCCCGGCGGCGGCTGCGGGATGTCCTGGCCTGTGTAGGTGGCGTTGGGATCGCCCTTCCAGTTGTAACCGTCATTGAGTGGCACGTATGGCTCGTCGCTTTCACACAATTTCACGGTCGGGGCACGCTTACCGGGGCGGGTTTCGCACGGCAGGTTCCGCGCGCCGCGAACATTGAAAATGGAGTCTTGGGGAACGCGGCAGTAGATCTGACCGGGCGGACGAGCGGGAGAATCGACCTCACTTGGCGACCGCATCTGTTGGGCCGGCAGATATCCCGTGGTGCACGGGGGCGGTAAGTTCAGATTCAAATTGAACGACAGGTACAGGCCGCGGTAGGCCTGCTTCGTGTCACGGTTGGCGAGTCCAGCGCCCTGCATCATCTGCACCCCTGCAGGGAAGAGCACCAGAACCTCCTCGAGGTTGGGTTGGTAGACGAGTGCCACATCGGCGAGACTGACCAAGTTGGCCATGATGATCGGCAGGGTTGGCCGCAGTCGGTCCAGTAATTGGCGCAGTTGGTCCGCGGCGGCGGGCCCATCTTTCACAATGCCTCTCACGGAGTCATCTTGGGCTTGCAGCTGGCCAGTGATCTGAGCGAGATTGGAAGCCCATGCCTGGATCGAATCCGAGGTGTCGACTTGGGTATCGAGGATCGGCTTGGAGTGGTCGACAACTGTGGTGAGCGCATCCAGGTTCTTGCGGGCATCGATGGCCAAGGCGGTGCTCGATTTCACAATTCGCGACAATTCAGGGCCGAGACCACCAAAGGCGGTAAAGGATTCATCGATGGCGGTTTTGAGGTTGTCGTGCGGAATTGCCAGCAGACCGGTATTCGTCGCGCGAAGCAAGTTATTGATATCGGGGGGCACCGTCGTTCGGTCAGCGGGTATCACGCTGCCGTCCTTGAGGTTTGGACCGCCGGCACGCCTTGGTATGAGTTCGACGAAGTTTTCGCCTGCCGCGGTTTGGCTGTGCACCTCGGCATCGAGGTCGGCGGGAATTTTAACGGCCGACCGCAGTGACAAGACGGCATCGACACCGGTTGGGGTGAGTTGAACTGCGTCGACACGGCCGACTTCGGTGCCGCGGTAGGTGACGTTGCTGTTGGGATAGAGTCCAGCAGAAGTGTTGAGAGCCAGCGTAACTCGGTATTGCCCAATACCAAACAGCTGACCGGGCAGTCGGAGATATCCGAACATGACGATGCCTCCAGCCAGCAATGTGATCACCGAGAAGAAGGCCAGTTGCACCTGGACTCGCTTATTTAGATACACGTTAGGGCCCCTGGTCCCGGTGATATGGAACGGTGAGCGGGTTGGCTGCGGTGTAAGGGCTGGGCAATTGGCCGATGGTGCGGCCCCACTGCAGCTCCAGCTCGGTCAAGTTGCCTTCCCAGCGTGTCCCGGTGAATAACGCCGAATCGATGCGGCTGAGCGTTAGGTCAGCGATGACGGTGAGGTTGCCGTAGTCACCACGCATCCACTTGGTCAGAGTGTCCTTGGGGAAGGGGAATGTTGCGAGCAGGCCCAGCGAACGGGTGAGGGCGGGTCCGGCATTGGCCAGCGATTCAAGCACCGGGCCGAGATCCTTGAGTTCGGAAACCAGTGCTTCTTTGGTCTGACGGATGGAATCCGCGGCGATCGCGTTGAACTTCCCTAATTGGTCGACGGCTTCGATGAGGTCGTCCCTGTCTTTGTTCAACACCGCTAGTGCTTCGGGCAGGGTGTCAAGCGCCTTGTCCACCACAGGTTTTTGTGCACCGAACTGTCCGACTAGCCGATTGAGACTGTCGGTGGCGGCGATGATGTCAGTCGTTTGATGATTGGTGCGGCTGGTGAACGTGTCCAGCTGGTCCATCAAACTTCGCAGGTTGTCCTCGCGGCCACCGAACGCGGTACTGAGCGCTTTGGTGATGTCTTGGACCTGACCCAGCCCACCGCCGTTGAGCAGCAGCGAGACCGCCGCCAGGGTCTGCTCGGTGGAAGGATAGGCGCCACCCTGAGATAACGGTATTAACGAACCCTGGTGCAGCCTACCTTCGGGTGGTGCGTTCGTCGGCCGTCCCAGTTCGATGTGCAGTGACCCAAGCAAGCCGGTCTGACCGACCGAGATCGTAGAATTTGCAGGCATGTTCACGTCACCGTTGAGCCTGATCGTCAGCAACGCGTGCCAGGCTTGCCGTTCGATTCGGGTGACTGTACCGACGTTGACGTCACCGACACGGACGCGTGAGTTCTCTTGAATGTTGTTCACGTCCGGCATCTGGGCCTGGATGGTGAAGGAGTCGGGCCCGCGGCCCTGGGTGCCGGGTAGGGGAAGTGAGTTCAGGCCGTGCCACTCGCATGCCGACGCCAGTGGCATCAGGAGAGAAGCGGCCACGAATGCAACGACACGGTGCGCGCGGGAAGTCATCATGATCCGCTCCCGGCGGGCATCATCATGCCCGATAGGCCTGCAGCCGGATCGGTCTGCCTGGGTGAATTGACGGGCAAAACCGGTCCGTTGGTTGTCGCGTCGGTGGCAGGTGGCTGCGGGCCATCCGCCGGCGGAGGTGCTGACCCGACCGAACCGGGCAAAGCGTCTGGCTTTGCCTGTGGCGGAACATAATCCGGTCGCATCCAGTCTTCGCTGTAGGTCATTTCATTTGGTCGCGCGGCGGCGCCGACGAAGGGGTTGAGACCTAGAGGCAGGAAGTTGTACTGGCGGTTCTTGACGATCGGTGCCAAATACTGCACGCACAGCTTCGACGATTGCTCGGCGTTCAATCGCGATGCGGCTTGTATTGCGCCGCATAGGAAGCTAATCGGATCGCTGAAGTTGTTCAACGCAAGTATCCCGCTGAGAGTGCCTTGGGCAGGTTGATAGACGTTGATGAGGTTGCCCAGGTTGGTCGGCGCGATGTGGAGCGCTTGTTTGATGTCGTCGAGACTGTCGGTCAAGGCCCGCGATATCGAGGCGAGTTTCTCCGAAGTCGTGCCCAAACTGTTGCGGTTATCGGCAACGAATGAAGTGACTTGATTGACAGCAGAGTTGAAGTCCTTAACGGCGTTGGCGACTTCGTCGGGGTCGTTGGCTAGGAGTGCGGTGACCGACGCTAGGTTGTCGTTCAGTTGACGCATCAGGGTGGTGCTGTCTTGGAGAGCCGAGACCAGCGTGGACAGGTTCCTGACGCTGGTGAACGTGTCATCGCTGTGGTCCCCGAGCGACGAAAGCGCCTCGGAGAGTTTGATGATGGCATCGCGGATTGCCGGACCTTGCCCGCGCAAATTGTCGGCGGTGGTGTTGATGAAGGCGCCTAATGTACTGACTCCGCCAGGCGCTGTGGGCTGGAGGGTTTTGGTGAGGCGTTCCAATTGTGCGCGGAAGTCGTCCCATTCCACGGGAACGGCAGTGCGGTCTTCGTTAATGACCGAGTGGTCTGCCAGGGTGGGGCCAGTGCGGTAGGGAGGGGTCAGCTGGATGGCACGGGCGGTCACCAAGGTGGGTGAGAGGATCACGGCCTTGGCGTCGGCCGGTACTTTGTACTTGTCATCGACCCAGAACGTGATTTTCACTTGTGTGGGTTGCGGTTCGATTGCCTCAATCTTGCCCACGTTGACTCCGCGGATCCGGACATCGTCGCCGACGAACAGGCCGTTGCTATTGACGAAATAGGCAACGATGTTAGTTCGCGTCTTCGTCACCTCACGTAACGAAATAAAGCCTCCGCCAAGGGCTATCGCCACGAGTATGACAGCGAGAGCCACTCGAATCATGGATTGCCGACGTATCATCGTCCTGCCTCCCTAGACGAGACGGCGAATGGTGGGTCATTTGGACCGAGAACGTCCATCGGGAAAGGGTTCGGTACATCGAAGGATGCCTGCCCAGGTATGGGTGGCGCGGGTGGACCAGGTGGCGGCCCTCCCGGCGGCGGGACCGGCGGCGGTTGACGGTAGGGGTAGCAAGAAGGGCCGGGTAGCGGTACGCCGGGCAGACCACATAGCTGATCGCCAGGGTTGCCTGTAATGGCGTCAGGCAGTGTCCGATTCGGCTCCCCGCCTTGGCCGGTGCGCGGGTAGGGCATCGGCAGCGGTGGCGTGCCAGGCTGACCTGTTTGGGGATCGTGGCGCTGGGAGGGTGCTAGCACGTGAGGGTCCAAACCGAGATCTGAGAACGCGGCATCCACGAAAGGCTGAATGAACTGACCCGGGAACAGGTTCGCGAGATAGGCTTTGAAGAACGGGCCGGACGACACCGATTCGCCCAGCGCCATAACGTAGTCATTGAATCCCTTGATGGATTTTTGCACCTGAACCTTGCGGTCATCGATGATCGCCAGAACGCTATTTAGCTTGTCCAATGCTGGTTTCAACGAGTCGCGGTTTTCCGCAATGAGGCCTTGGATCTGCTGGGCCAGAGCAGAGATATTTCCCGAGAGGCGATCCAATGCCGCGCTTTGCGTACGCAGTTGTGCGAGAAGGGCATTGGTGTCATGGATGAGTCGCACAATTTGACCGGCGCGCTCGGCTAACACACCTGTGGCCTTCCGCGCGTTGGTGAGCAACGTGCGCAGCTGCGCATCGCGCTCATTGAGTGTCTGTGAGAAGCGCGCAACGCCGTCAACGGCGACTTTGAGCTGAGGCGGGGTGTCGTGGAGCGTGTCGCTCAATGTTTGCAACGACTTTGACAGCTGCTCGGTATTGAGACCGCTGATGGTTGCGGTGAGATCGCCGAGCGCATCAGGCAGCTGATACGGGGAGGTGGTGCGCTCGATCGGGATGACGCCGGACAGGCGGCCCTTTCCGCGCGGTGTAACGGTCAAGATCTTATTACCCAGCAAGCCGATGGTCTTGATCGCTGCTTCTGTCTGCTCACCAAGGCGGATGTCGTCGGCCACTGTAAAAGCGACGAGCACTCCGTGGGCTTCGAGGCTGACGCTTTTCACCTGTCCAGCCCGAAGGCCCGACACTTGCACTGGAGAGCCGGTGGTCAATCCACCCAGTTCGTCGAAGTATGCCGAATAGGTTGTGCCTGAGGAGAAGAAGGGCAGCTTGCTGTAATTGAAGGCGCCGACGATCGCGGTGATCAGTAGCGTCACACCGATGACGCCGATGACAATGAAGTTGCGTTCCCGGAATGGTTTCATCGAGGGGTACACCTGCCCGTGTCCTGGCCGGCGACCTTTACGTAGACCGGTTGGCCACCTTTGCCGTTGACCTTCAGCACCAGGTCGCATAGATAGAAGCTGAAGAAGTCGCCGCTGATTGCCTGGCGGCCTAGGACCTGGTAGGCGTCGGGCAACGTATTAAGCAGGTTGTCGAAGTAGTCGCGATCGGCAAGCACGGTTCCGGCTGCGCGGTCGGTCTCGCCGACGACTTTCTGTAACGGCGGTCGTGCCTGGCTCAATAGACTCGCGAGGGACGCCGCGCCCTCGTTGGAGTAGGCCAACGCGGTACTGAGGTCTTGCTTGCGGCCCTCGAGTCCATGCACGAGTTCTGAAAGGGATTGCACCGCCTTACCGAACTTGTCGCTGCGGTCGCCGAACGAGCCGAGCACCGTATTGAGGTTGACAACGACCTGGCCAATCAGGGCGTCTCGATCGGCCAATGTGTTTGTCAGACTTGCGGTCTGGACCAGGATCGATCCGATCGTGGCGCCCTGGCCTTGGAATGCGGCGATGAGCTGACTCGTCAGCGCATTGACTTGAGCTGGGTCCAAGGCCCGAAATAGTGGCCGGAATCCGCCTATTAGGGCATCGAGATCTAGGGCGGGCGCCGTTCGATCCAGCGGAATCGTGGCGCCCGGGGGCATCTTCTTGGTTCCACCGGCCCCTTCCTCTAGCGCCAGGTATCGACCGCCAATGAGGTTGTCATATCGAATCACCGCTTTAGTGCCTTCGGTTAGCACCACGGACTCGTCGGCGGTGAATTCGACCAGTGCCGTAGCGTCGTCTCTGATGCTGATGTGCTTGACTTTGCCGACCTCGACGCCGGCGATGCGGACGAAGTTGCCGCCCGCCAGGCCTGACACTGAAGTAAAGACGGCGTCGTAACTCTTTTCCTCCTGGAGTCGCAGTTGCGCAAAGATCGCGATAAGCCCAAATGCACCCAAGACGCACACGATCACGAAGATCGACAGACGCACCACCAAGCCTGACAGGTTACGTCGCATGGCAATTCACCTCCTTCGTTGATCGTTCGACGTGGACATGTGGCCTTGCCTGGATCAGGGCGGTGGTCGTTGATCGGGTGGTGCGGTCGGGATTTCCGACGGCGCTGGAGGTGGAGGCGGCGGCGGCTCGAACGCGTAGGTCGGTTGGGCCTGTGCCGGGAACGGAGGGCTAAACGGCTCCGCCCCGGGAGGTGGCGGCCCGGGTTCGTGCGGGCTCCCGGGTGGGGGTGCTGGCGGCAAACCGGGATAGAGCGGGGTTCCGTCCGGGCCGTAGAGCGAGGCTCCGTAGGGAGGCGCCCCGGGGTAGGGGATGGGTCCCGGCGCCGGCCCACCTGGGTGACGGATGCTGGGTGGTTCGGGAATCCCTCGGGTGACCGGGAAATAGTTGGCCCAACCGGGGAATCCGATTCCAGGGTTCGGGCGGATATCTACGCCACTGCCATAGCCGGTGTTGGTGACGAGATAACGCACCGGCCAGTTCTTGGCGACGTCGGGCAACGAGCCACAGCCCGGCTTACCGCCGGGTCCGCCCTTGGCGGCTGTGATCGGCAAATTCTGCGGGTACCGGTACGGGTCGTCGCCGAGGAGCAATGCTGCATCCATGATGACCGACTTGCCGTTATACCCTCCCGTATAATCCAACAGGCCCTTGTCCAGGGTGGTCTGGGCGCCTACGAGTAGGCAGGTCAGTTCGGGGTTGTACTTCATCAAGAGGTCGGCCGTTGGCCGCAGGGAGTTGAACCCCTTGATGAAGTTGTCTTTGCTTGGGCCCAATACGTTGATGCCGCTTTCGGAAAAGCCCGCGACTCCAAGCAGTAACGCGTCGAGTTGGCTGGCCTGGTTGGTGATGGTCACGCTGGTGGTGCTGACCGCAGACAATGTCTTGAGAATGTCCTGAGCGGCTGCGCTGTAGGTGTCGCTGACAGCCCTAACAGCGCGCCAGTCGTCGCGGATGATGTCGGTGCGTGGATTTAACGCCAAGAGAACCTCGTTGGCATCGGTCGTGGCTTCTCCGATGCGCTCGCCCTGGCCTCGTACACCTTCAGCCAGCGCGGAAAGTACTGCGTTCAGTTTGGCCGGGTCGATCTGCTTGATGAGATTGACGAGGTTCTCGAATGCCGTGTTCACCTCGACGGCAACGTTTTGGGCCTTTAGTACCGCCCCGGCCGACAGCCGTTGCACACTAGCCTGTTTGGGGTAGACGAGGTCAACGAACTTCGCGCCGAACAGCGACGTGGAGTCGATGCGTGCCTCGACGTTGGCTGGAATGTATTTGATTTGGTCGGGATCGATATCCAATCGAAGACTTACTTG from the Mycobacterium lentiflavum genome contains:
- a CDS encoding Mce protein, translating into MAVNVDTAAAEVTESAPADRIDLGSSGVDLEGTELDGDEAFDDEHDAATTSPASAEKSGSKLRLALTLSTTAVVVVAGLIGWLGFRLHQDHQSQQQRSLLLQVGRQGALNLTTINYTEVDADIKRILDSSTGAFYDEFQKRSQPFVDVVNKTQSKTVGTITEAGLESQQGDQAQVLVAVSVHTSSAAAAEQPVRLWRMRVSVQKVGDVAKVSNVEFVP
- a CDS encoding MCE family protein, which encodes MPLASACEWHGLNSLPLPGTQGRGPDSFTIQAQMPDVNNIQENSRVRVGDVNVGTVTRIERQAWHALLTIRLNGDVNMPANSTISVGQTGLLGSLHIELGRPTNAPPEGRLHQGSLIPLSQGGAYPSTEQTLAAVSLLLNGGGLGQVQDITKALSTAFGGREDNLRSLMDQLDTFTSRTNHQTTDIIAATDSLNRLVGQFGAQKPVVDKALDTLPEALAVLNKDRDDLIEAVDQLGKFNAIAADSIRQTKEALVSELKDLGPVLESLANAGPALTRSLGLLATFPFPKDTLTKWMRGDYGNLTVIADLTLSRIDSALFTGTRWEGNLTELELQWGRTIGQLPSPYTAANPLTVPYHRDQGP
- a CDS encoding MCE family protein; this translates as MKPFRERNFIVIGVIGVTLLITAIVGAFNYSKLPFFSSGTTYSAYFDELGGLTTGSPVQVSGLRAGQVKSVSLEAHGVLVAFTVADDIRLGEQTEAAIKTIGLLGNKILTVTPRGKGRLSGVIPIERTTSPYQLPDALGDLTATISGLNTEQLSKSLQTLSDTLHDTPPQLKVAVDGVARFSQTLNERDAQLRTLLTNARKATGVLAERAGQIVRLIHDTNALLAQLRTQSAALDRLSGNISALAQQIQGLIAENRDSLKPALDKLNSVLAIIDDRKVQVQKSIKGFNDYVMALGESVSSGPFFKAYLANLFPGQFIQPFVDAAFSDLGLDPHVLAPSQRHDPQTGQPGTPPLPMPYPRTGQGGEPNRTLPDAITGNPGDQLCGLPGVPLPGPSCYPYRQPPPVPPPGGPPPGPPAPPIPGQASFDVPNPFPMDVLGPNDPPFAVSSREAGR
- a CDS encoding MCE family protein, with translation MRRNLSGLVVRLSIFVIVCVLGAFGLIAIFAQLRLQEEKSYDAVFTSVSGLAGGNFVRIAGVEVGKVKHISIRDDATALVEFTADESVVLTEGTKAVIRYDNLIGGRYLALEEGAGGTKKMPPGATIPLDRTAPALDLDALIGGFRPLFRALDPAQVNALTSQLIAAFQGQGATIGSILVQTASLTNTLADRDALIGQVVVNLNTVLGSFGDRSDKFGKAVQSLSELVHGLEGRKQDLSTALAYSNEGAASLASLLSQARPPLQKVVGETDRAAGTVLADRDYFDNLLNTLPDAYQVLGRQAISGDFFSFYLCDLVLKVNGKGGQPVYVKVAGQDTGRCTPR
- a CDS encoding virulence factor Mce family protein, with product MIRRQSMIRVALAVILVAIALGGGFISLREVTKTRTNIVAYFVNSNGLFVGDDVRIRGVNVGKIEAIEPQPTQVKITFWVDDKYKVPADAKAVILSPTLVTARAIQLTPPYRTGPTLADHSVINEDRTAVPVEWDDFRAQLERLTKTLQPTAPGGVSTLGAFINTTADNLRGQGPAIRDAIIKLSEALSSLGDHSDDTFTSVRNLSTLVSALQDSTTLMRQLNDNLASVTALLANDPDEVANAVKDFNSAVNQVTSFVADNRNSLGTTSEKLASISRALTDSLDDIKQALHIAPTNLGNLINVYQPAQGTLSGILALNNFSDPISFLCGAIQAASRLNAEQSSKLCVQYLAPIVKNRQYNFLPLGLNPFVGAAARPNEMTYSEDWMRPDYVPPQAKPDALPGSVGSAPPPADGPQPPATDATTNGPVLPVNSPRQTDPAAGLSGMMMPAGSGS
- a CDS encoding MCE family protein, which encodes MYLNKRVQVQLAFFSVITLLAGGIVMFGYLRLPGQLFGIGQYRVTLALNTSAGLYPNSNVTYRGTEVGRVDAVQLTPTGVDAVLSLRSAVKIPADLDAEVHSQTAAGENFVELIPRRAGGPNLKDGSVIPADRTTVPPDINNLLRATNTGLLAIPHDNLKTAIDESFTAFGGLGPELSRIVKSSTALAIDARKNLDALTTVVDHSKPILDTQVDTSDSIQAWASNLAQITGQLQAQDDSVRGIVKDGPAAADQLRQLLDRLRPTLPIIMANLVSLADVALVYQPNLEEVLVLFPAGVQMMQGAGLANRDTKQAYRGLYLSFNLNLNLPPPCTTGYLPAQQMRSPSEVDSPARPPGQIYCRVPQDSIFNVRGARNLPCETRPGKRAPTVKLCESDEPYVPLNDGYNWKGDPNATYTGQDIPQPPPGTPPPAGVLGPSPPPVAIPAAGYDPETGTYLGPDGHQYTQSDLAQTAPKEKTWQSMLTPPPQR
- a CDS encoding MCE family protein; this translates as MAKRRDRPRVPSEALAALLVVAVMVAVGVCLAAFNQSFTPSVPVTLTSDRSGLVMEPYAKVKMRGVEVGRVATVTGGLNQVSLRLDIDPDQIKYIPANVEARIDSTSLFGAKFVDLVYPKQASVQRLSAGAVLKAQNVAVEVNTAFENLVNLIKQIDPAKLNAVLSALAEGVRGQGERIGEATTDANEVLLALNPRTDIIRDDWRAVRAVSDTYSAAAQDILKTLSAVSTTSVTITNQASQLDALLLGVAGFSESGINVLGPSKDNFIKGFNSLRPTADLLMKYNPELTCLLVGAQTTLDKGLLDYTGGYNGKSVIMDAALLLGDDPYRYPQNLPITAAKGGPGGKPGCGSLPDVAKNWPVRYLVTNTGYGSGVDIRPNPGIGFPGWANYFPVTRGIPEPPSIRHPGGPAPGPIPYPGAPPYGASLYGPDGTPLYPGLPPAPPPGSPHEPGPPPPGAEPFSPPFPAQAQPTYAFEPPPPPPPAPSEIPTAPPDQRPPP
- a CDS encoding DUF732 domain-containing protein, producing the protein MATAALALTFCATPRAYGAPAPEVEYLYDVTVRRHYSFPDNDALGYGHGICDEVSRGDSYAQILDATKRDVGPSDEFAANYLVSYAVNLLCPALIWQLRNSAAHYRPPTTGG